The following is a genomic window from Acidobacteriota bacterium.
AAATCTCGCCCTATCCGTGCCGGCGAGCGTATAATTATCGCGCTACTGTGGGTTCGGTGCTTCCTGTCGAACCGAGTCGAAGGGTGCGGCGATGAGATTCTCGCATATCCAGCGCAGGCTTCTCGCTGTGTCGCTTTGCGCCGCACTTCTCTTCCTCGTGTCGCCGGTTCTCACGACCGGAGGTGGCTGCGACGATCCGGGGGGCATCACCACATGCAGCAACAACAACCGGGCGCACAGCGGCCAGACCGGCCAGCCCCATTCCCCGACGCCCCACTCCCTGAGCCCCCGCACCCCCGTCGCCGGATCTCACGACGTTTCGGTGTGGCGGCGCCTGCTCTTGACCCTGATCATCCGCTTCATCGCGTGAGCCCCGTCGGCCTTCGGCCGAATCTCAAACCCTGAACCGCGACGGATCCTCGAGGATCCTTTCCACGTCCTCCCGATTCTTGAGGAGCGCGCCGAGAGTCTGACGCAGCGCCTCCTTCGAGAGAGACGCGGCGCCGACGAGGGCGAGGGAAGCGGCCCAGTCGATCGTCTCGGCGATCCCCGGGGCCTTCCGAAGGTCCGCCTTCCGCAGCTTCGCAACGAACCGCACGATGCGCGCCGAAAGCTCTGCGTCGAGGCCGGGAACCCGCTTCTCGAGGATGCGCCTCTCGGCCTCGGCGTCGGGGTAGTCGATGAAGAGGTAGAGGCACCGGCGCCTCAGGGCATCCGAGAGCTCCCGGCTGTTGTTGCTCGTGAGGATCACGCGGGGCGGATTCTTCGATCGAATCGTGCCCAGCTCGGGGATGGACACCTGCCCGTCGGACAGGATCTCGAGCAGGAACGCCTCGAACTCCTCGTCCGAGCGATCGACCTCGTCGATCAGGAGCACCGTGGGACGCTCGGAGGTGATCGCGGCGAGGAGCGGGCGCGGGAGGAGAAAGTCCCGCGAGAAGAACTCGTCGGCCTGTCCCCGGAGCACCGCCATCGCCCCGTGAAGGTCGCCGGAGTCGCGGAGGAGATCCCCCACCTTCTCGCGGACGAGCTGGGCGTAGAGCATCTGCTTGCCGTACGACCACTCGTACAGCGCCTTCGACTCGTCGAGCCCTTCGTAGCACTGGAGGCGGATGAGAGGCGCGTCGTGGAACTTCGCCCAGAGCTTGCCGATCTCGGTCTTGCCGACGCCGGGAGGGCCTTCGAGGAGGAGGGGCTTGCCGAGCGACTCGGCGAGGAAGAGGCTCGTGGCGACGTCGGGGGAGCAGACGAAGCCCTCGCGATCGAAGGCCTCCTGAATCTCCCCGGAGGTCACCGATCCTCGGTCGGGGCCACCGGCTTTCTGCCGCCGCGGCCCCGTCCGCCCCTGCGCCGGCCCGTGCGCCGGCGGCCGGCCGGAGCCGCCGCAGCCTCGTCACCCTCCGAAGCCTGCGCGGGACCCGCGGCCTTCGCGGCGGGGGCATGGCTCGACGCCTTCGCCGGCAGAGCGTCGCTCGCGGACTTCGGGGCGTGCGACCGGTGCGAAGAATGCGACGCATGCGAGGAGTGCGAGGAGTGCGAAGAATGCCTGGATCGGTCGCCGGAGCGTCCCCGCCCGCGTCCGCGCGACGGCTCGTCCGGGAGGGGCTCGACCCCGGGCCCGTCCCCTTCGACCTCCATCGGAAGCTTCGTCAGCTTCGCGATCGCGTCGAGCCGCTTCATGTCCTGCGAGGTCGCGACGAGC
Proteins encoded in this region:
- a CDS encoding MoxR family ATPase is translated as MTSGEIQEAFDREGFVCSPDVATSLFLAESLGKPLLLEGPPGVGKTEIGKLWAKFHDAPLIRLQCYEGLDESKALYEWSYGKQMLYAQLVREKVGDLLRDSGDLHGAMAVLRGQADEFFSRDFLLPRPLLAAITSERPTVLLIDEVDRSDEEFEAFLLEILSDGQVSIPELGTIRSKNPPRVILTSNNSRELSDALRRRCLYLFIDYPDAEAERRILEKRVPGLDAELSARIVRFVAKLRKADLRKAPGIAETIDWAASLALVGAASLSKEALRQTLGALLKNREDVERILEDPSRFRV